Proteins co-encoded in one Bremerella sp. TYQ1 genomic window:
- a CDS encoding cadherin domain-containing protein has protein sequence MKNTTLVRNNSVATKKPRKSVRGSRSMRLESLEIRDLLAANTLDFVDNLEIASPGDTRDMQLEVAGNSGTGIVALRIKGTSGNLDPAIPLVFIQDTDRNNPANHVPLMQAYANSSGTLDSLVLFQVSAGQNFTIQVGGTSGAGGFLAEVMHFGSIDNNGTVSENEYMRAVAAELQARGAGNHNTAMYFQTVYGINFNESQYNPAFDANMNGRVDGWEVGYVEANKGRAPLIVDLIGDNEAPAVQASVAVDTGVSASDNLTNDLTGITGVVTDFSTIVSAQVSIQGGSGGSIDLVNNPSISSLVVTNNQINFTLGMSDLDALLGSTVENSGPQTLLITTMDELGNTSITPFSLDFEFDTAAPVAPTGLDLDAASDSGESDADDLTNDTTPTLSVTAEAGSSVTFVSSIDGVLGTVVANASGIAVFTPSTGLTEGSHDITTTATDDAGNTGTASAALSIVIDTVAPADVSGIVLDNQTGNANLTDADEAAFSATTEANALVEIRDSNSIVVASKKADGSGNVSFSVADFDIDLALGENNFTFVATDAAGNVSGQAAFTVFRNTPPTITPGQFFNVDENAPNTTSVGGVVADGNDTGDTLSYAITGIDVGYEGAFAIDAATGQITVADVTKLNFEDKTSFTVEIQVTDSFGDGLGGAGLVATQTVTINVNDVNEAPTFDQENYTFEVEENSAAMTVVDSVSASDVDADDTSLTYGISGGTGAGLFDIDTATGEISVASGAMLDFETETSYTLDVTVTDTKSASEVGIENTVTKTITINLIDVNEAPVITSDATVDLAENSANGTLVATVTASDVDADDPPFLFEITGGTGENFFSIDPASGEVRVTDESVLNFENPTNSFTLEIRVTDNLDGDGAGEVGSQLSDNYTLTINLTDENDAPTAVPGTVTLEIDENSDASTEVTTDGSTAAVLTDYFDDEDGDNLTFSIVGGDPNGAFTISGNNIVVDDASLLDFEATQSFTLTVRATDDGTGMLTAEKEITVNVINLNELPPIPGGTVTLPNVSLLDVDDAGDVGSFSLPIGLVDPEGDLLTYSDGMSGQPTDVDGYFQLNADGTITLLQVLSPGDLDMNGERTFTIDFYVDDDNSTLTDDPDLSTGPYTLTFKVTDNEAPVFTLPNGTDFDIAENVDGSVMVNDSLTPAAVFEASDPEGDAFTFSLAPSATNSSAALAGLFQLVLVDDKGNMDASDDRYEVVVANATDLTFDFVNANGGTNGEFTIDLVVEDTNNRITTQTITITVSDENNTPTFIAPAGVNVDEFVETKTGSLGANSGDEVYTLSNAFADIDAASNLSYTIDSAVVTGTSTDISGAFKIENGKIVVDNAALLDVEGIDPDSITLTITANDGQGEANSTVTGDITIAVNPRNELPIFTTPTANFDVAFKFVDGQDMDDLTNLGNISSVLNAMDPEGNGIEFAQRAMAGTGADYFALGTDGTISLIQAVPDAGFTNQERIFTLVFDYSDDPTMGSLDSEDDLGFSDGFTLTIRVFQNPPATFDAMNYDFTLDENTAAGSTVVQTVSATDPEGETVTYTINDPSGTFVIDENTGEITIDDNAALDFETNTSITFTVNAVDAVNNITPMSITVTINDINEAPEISNVVTEFGISEDASNNDAVGTVTVDDPDAGDSFTYEIVSGNDDGVFQIDGSGNITIADNSSIDFESTPSYSLEIKVTDNGGPTAGTNKLFDTQTFTVTVGDINEAPVLTGSVDLPIVDESDLDATEIGTENDAFYTKFYSNAEYDFHGQFTDPEGDELTLSIANIAAIEALDYVQSISYDNDPTTGGLTITFVHYATTQDRSPFQVQFDAVETSTSDMFSANAPLMVDVEATNQKAVDFRLIPVASPTNPDLQFSGISEGQLPTGITRIADNQTFTVEVWGTTLIGQDDVTPGYAWAEGFQNVLLSFDYDTSLVSTSVSQVFTPLQILGTPIVENGEVYETQASFGQDETLPAGVTSRGYKGEYVRLMYINFTVNDGIDLDGLTLEDLVSIDLADLANTQINLNGSEVGDDPSNPNFAGTTPDVRRDDAFSANVIAEQTDVIYPNVEIVDAVTFTVSVGESNAIVAVGPNGSKIGGAEVTGQFGVGQGNGNLTGLTGEVYVVFDNPSDPTSLEIIGGELTLTDISGKNFRPGEPTTSGGDPLTGSSDGTPANFGLLTDVPNGDGNVTTVQTAVRETTIRIAGSPSISLTGDSSAGGGATFDSSSVGLGIASGFADIMTLNKSTFDLGSERNTLEGDVLASTGVESSTLVSNASGTAHTLTLNLARLLDRAFSVDGNSIDAEIFYNSVVTLDAGGGVPLQGTAFVKDGQPLEDGSGVFVTVNKERSQTNANGEVSILPDSAEWASEWDSLWIEVWGNTADAAGVYGGTVDLGYNTSLYTATQIEYASSMSTNRTGIIDDATGTITGLGSQTSQTDLGNGSFVLLGRVKLEALPSDAGININIDEDFEAESLGLTVDNAKVMLTSIGTVDADITSTADVDIWGVAYDVNDDGKISLADYGQFVTAYGRSSLENNDGLVAALDFDNNGKVGLSDFGFFVQNYGKNKADGSSLIYPEQFTRTWLGSNIELDGPDTLQQVFDKAVSDWQDALGWEEPIDVKLVVKDFGDAQLGEAELLQLDENGLPQFGILTLDDDGAGLGWSSDLDGGPAEGQYDLYTVILHELGHLYGFMSHYVGFSDNVVTDHEGNKIFVGADFVAMLDDYAHHLDSAEHAGDVMNATLDPGQRKLISALDVQILETAYASASADHTLVTGGTAALHAATTSQTIVEELPSVAQTPVVTESTNPVSFVFDNVVDVETVSGRHGLEAPLAPAVYNELIRNGVRVTTSSSAEVQQQMDDIDSAVATLAVDGSELLLADSVQEADYFATEDDSTNVDDLFADWDFDSDLDG, from the coding sequence ATGAAGAACACTACTCTCGTTCGTAATAATTCCGTCGCTACCAAGAAGCCGCGTAAATCCGTCCGCGGTTCCCGCTCGATGCGATTGGAAAGCCTTGAGATTCGCGACTTGTTGGCCGCGAACACGCTCGACTTTGTCGACAACCTGGAAATCGCTTCCCCCGGCGATACCCGCGACATGCAGCTGGAAGTGGCTGGCAATTCGGGAACCGGGATCGTGGCGCTGCGAATCAAGGGAACCAGCGGTAATCTGGATCCTGCGATTCCACTCGTCTTTATCCAGGACACCGATCGCAACAATCCAGCCAACCATGTCCCGCTGATGCAGGCCTACGCCAACTCGAGCGGTACGCTCGATAGCTTGGTGTTGTTCCAAGTCTCGGCTGGCCAGAACTTCACCATTCAAGTTGGTGGCACGTCAGGCGCCGGTGGGTTCCTCGCCGAGGTCATGCACTTCGGTTCGATCGATAACAACGGAACCGTTTCCGAAAACGAATACATGCGAGCCGTCGCCGCCGAACTGCAAGCACGCGGTGCCGGCAACCATAACACGGCCATGTACTTCCAAACCGTGTACGGCATCAACTTCAACGAGTCGCAGTACAATCCTGCATTCGATGCCAACATGAATGGTCGCGTCGACGGCTGGGAAGTTGGTTATGTCGAAGCAAACAAGGGTCGTGCTCCGCTGATCGTCGATCTGATCGGCGATAACGAAGCACCAGCCGTGCAAGCGTCGGTTGCCGTCGACACCGGCGTATCGGCGAGCGACAACCTGACCAACGACCTGACCGGCATCACCGGCGTCGTGACCGACTTCAGCACGATTGTCTCGGCCCAGGTTTCGATCCAAGGTGGAAGCGGCGGTAGCATTGACCTGGTCAACAACCCATCCATTTCGAGCCTCGTCGTTACCAACAACCAAATCAACTTCACGCTGGGGATGTCTGACCTGGACGCCCTGCTGGGAAGCACTGTCGAAAACAGTGGTCCTCAAACGTTGCTCATCACGACGATGGACGAACTGGGCAACACGAGCATCACGCCATTCTCGCTCGACTTCGAGTTCGACACCGCCGCTCCTGTCGCTCCGACCGGACTGGATCTAGACGCGGCCAGCGATTCCGGTGAAAGCGACGCCGACGATCTGACCAACGACACCACGCCAACCCTTTCGGTCACTGCTGAAGCGGGCTCGTCGGTAACGTTCGTATCGAGCATTGATGGTGTATTGGGAACCGTGGTCGCCAATGCTTCCGGCATTGCAGTCTTCACGCCTTCGACCGGCTTGACCGAAGGTTCGCACGACATCACCACCACTGCGACCGATGACGCCGGCAACACCGGTACCGCATCGGCTGCTTTGTCGATCGTGATCGATACGGTCGCTCCCGCCGACGTCAGCGGCATTGTTCTGGATAACCAAACCGGCAACGCCAACCTGACCGACGCCGACGAAGCCGCCTTCAGTGCGACCACCGAAGCGAACGCTCTGGTTGAAATTCGCGACAGCAACTCGATCGTCGTCGCCTCGAAGAAAGCCGATGGCTCCGGTAACGTCAGCTTCAGCGTGGCCGACTTCGACATCGACTTGGCCCTCGGCGAAAACAACTTCACGTTCGTCGCAACCGATGCGGCCGGCAATGTTTCGGGACAAGCCGCGTTCACCGTTTTCCGCAACACCCCGCCAACGATCACGCCTGGTCAATTCTTCAACGTTGACGAAAACGCACCGAACACGACTTCGGTAGGTGGTGTTGTCGCCGATGGTAACGACACCGGCGACACGCTGTCGTACGCAATCACCGGCATCGATGTCGGTTACGAAGGCGCGTTTGCAATTGACGCCGCCACCGGTCAAATTACCGTCGCGGACGTCACGAAGCTGAACTTCGAAGATAAGACTTCGTTCACCGTCGAAATTCAAGTGACCGACAGCTTCGGCGATGGTCTCGGCGGCGCTGGCCTGGTGGCAACGCAGACGGTGACTATTAACGTCAACGACGTCAACGAAGCTCCGACGTTCGATCAAGAAAACTACACCTTCGAAGTCGAAGAAAATTCGGCCGCGATGACCGTTGTCGACTCGGTCAGTGCAAGCGACGTCGATGCCGATGATACGAGCCTGACATATGGTATCAGCGGCGGAACCGGAGCCGGGCTGTTCGATATCGACACAGCCACCGGCGAAATCAGCGTTGCCAGCGGTGCAATGCTCGACTTCGAGACCGAAACGTCCTACACCCTGGACGTGACCGTTACCGACACGAAGAGTGCTTCGGAAGTTGGTATTGAAAACACGGTCACCAAGACGATTACGATCAATCTGATCGACGTCAACGAAGCCCCTGTTATCACGAGCGATGCTACCGTCGACCTGGCAGAAAACAGTGCCAATGGAACGTTGGTCGCCACCGTCACCGCTTCCGACGTGGACGCCGACGATCCTCCGTTCCTCTTCGAGATCACCGGCGGTACCGGCGAAAACTTCTTCTCCATCGATCCGGCATCGGGCGAAGTCCGCGTGACCGACGAATCGGTTCTCAACTTCGAGAACCCAACCAATTCGTTCACGCTGGAAATTCGCGTGACGGATAACCTCGATGGCGACGGTGCCGGCGAAGTTGGTTCCCAGCTGAGCGATAACTACACGCTGACGATCAATCTGACCGACGAAAACGACGCACCGACCGCTGTCCCAGGCACGGTGACGCTGGAGATCGACGAAAACTCCGATGCCAGCACCGAAGTCACGACCGATGGATCTACGGCCGCGGTTCTTACGGACTACTTCGACGATGAAGATGGCGATAACCTGACGTTCTCGATCGTTGGTGGCGATCCTAATGGTGCCTTCACGATCAGCGGCAACAATATTGTTGTTGACGACGCGAGCCTGCTCGACTTTGAAGCAACGCAAAGCTTCACACTCACCGTTCGAGCTACCGATGACGGCACCGGCATGCTGACCGCCGAAAAAGAGATCACCGTCAACGTGATCAACTTGAACGAACTGCCACCAATTCCAGGCGGTACGGTAACGCTTCCCAACGTATCGCTGCTGGACGTCGATGACGCTGGCGACGTCGGAAGCTTCTCGTTGCCAATCGGCCTGGTCGATCCAGAAGGCGATTTGCTGACCTATTCGGACGGTATGTCGGGCCAGCCAACAGACGTCGACGGCTACTTCCAGTTGAATGCAGACGGAACGATTACCCTGCTGCAGGTGCTTTCGCCGGGCGATCTCGATATGAACGGCGAACGAACGTTCACCATCGATTTCTATGTTGACGACGACAACAGCACACTGACTGACGATCCAGACCTGAGCACCGGTCCTTATACGCTTACGTTCAAAGTGACCGACAACGAAGCGCCTGTCTTCACTCTGCCGAACGGCACCGACTTTGACATTGCCGAAAACGTTGACGGCAGCGTCATGGTCAACGACAGCCTGACTCCGGCCGCTGTCTTTGAAGCGAGCGATCCGGAAGGAGACGCGTTCACGTTCTCGCTGGCTCCTAGTGCCACGAATTCGAGTGCGGCACTGGCTGGCTTGTTCCAGTTGGTCCTCGTCGACGACAAGGGCAACATGGACGCAAGCGACGACCGCTACGAGGTAGTCGTTGCCAACGCAACCGATCTGACCTTCGATTTCGTGAATGCCAATGGCGGCACGAACGGCGAGTTCACGATCGACCTGGTCGTGGAAGATACGAACAACCGAATCACGACCCAGACCATCACTATCACGGTCTCTGACGAGAACAACACGCCGACGTTCATCGCTCCTGCGGGTGTGAACGTCGACGAATTCGTCGAAACGAAGACCGGCTCGCTCGGTGCCAACAGTGGTGACGAAGTTTACACCCTGAGTAATGCCTTCGCCGATATCGATGCGGCTTCTAACCTGAGCTACACGATTGATTCGGCAGTGGTCACTGGCACGTCGACCGATATCTCAGGTGCCTTCAAGATTGAGAACGGCAAGATCGTTGTCGATAACGCCGCTTTGCTGGACGTGGAAGGAATCGATCCTGACAGCATCACGCTGACGATCACCGCCAACGACGGCCAAGGCGAAGCCAACAGCACCGTGACCGGCGACATCACCATTGCGGTGAACCCACGGAACGAATTGCCGATCTTCACTACCCCGACCGCTAACTTCGACGTTGCCTTCAAGTTCGTCGACGGTCAGGACATGGACGATCTGACGAACCTGGGCAACATCTCCAGCGTTCTCAACGCGATGGATCCTGAAGGTAACGGCATCGAGTTCGCTCAGCGGGCCATGGCTGGAACCGGGGCAGACTACTTCGCACTCGGTACCGATGGAACCATCTCGCTGATTCAAGCGGTTCCAGATGCTGGTTTCACTAACCAGGAACGCATCTTCACGCTGGTCTTCGATTACAGCGACGACCCAACGATGGGTAGCCTCGATTCGGAAGATGATCTTGGTTTCTCTGACGGTTTCACGCTGACGATTCGCGTCTTCCAGAATCCGCCAGCGACGTTCGACGCGATGAACTACGACTTCACGCTGGACGAAAACACGGCAGCCGGTAGCACAGTGGTTCAAACCGTATCGGCGACCGACCCTGAAGGGGAAACGGTCACCTACACGATCAACGACCCGAGCGGTACGTTCGTCATCGACGAAAACACCGGCGAAATCACGATCGACGACAACGCTGCCCTCGACTTCGAGACGAACACTTCGATCACGTTCACCGTGAACGCAGTTGATGCGGTCAATAACATCACGCCGATGTCGATCACGGTAACGATCAACGACATCAACGAAGCTCCTGAAATCAGCAACGTGGTGACGGAGTTCGGTATCTCGGAAGACGCCTCCAATAACGATGCCGTCGGCACCGTCACTGTTGATGATCCAGACGCAGGGGATTCGTTCACTTACGAAATCGTCAGCGGTAACGACGATGGCGTGTTCCAGATCGATGGTAGCGGCAACATCACAATTGCCGACAACTCGTCGATCGACTTCGAGTCCACCCCATCGTACAGCCTCGAAATCAAAGTCACCGACAACGGCGGCCCAACGGCCGGGACGAACAAGCTGTTCGATACCCAGACGTTCACCGTCACCGTGGGCGACATCAACGAAGCTCCCGTTTTGACTGGTAGTGTCGATCTGCCGATCGTGGACGAAAGCGATCTGGATGCGACCGAAATTGGTACCGAAAACGATGCTTTCTACACCAAGTTCTACTCGAACGCGGAATACGATTTCCATGGTCAGTTTACCGACCCTGAAGGGGACGAACTGACGCTTTCGATCGCCAACATCGCCGCGATTGAAGCTCTCGACTACGTTCAGTCGATCAGCTACGACAACGATCCGACCACTGGCGGTTTGACGATCACGTTCGTGCATTACGCTACGACTCAAGATCGTTCGCCGTTCCAGGTTCAGTTCGACGCGGTCGAAACTTCGACCTCCGATATGTTCTCGGCCAATGCACCATTGATGGTCGACGTGGAAGCCACGAACCAGAAAGCGGTCGACTTCCGACTCATTCCTGTCGCTTCGCCAACGAACCCTGATCTGCAGTTCTCCGGGATTTCCGAAGGTCAGTTGCCAACTGGCATTACCCGTATCGCGGACAATCAGACGTTCACCGTCGAAGTCTGGGGTACCACGCTGATCGGTCAAGACGACGTCACTCCAGGCTACGCTTGGGCAGAAGGTTTCCAGAACGTCCTGCTCTCGTTCGACTACGACACGAGCCTCGTCTCGACGAGCGTTTCTCAGGTCTTCACGCCGCTGCAGATCCTGGGTACGCCGATTGTCGAGAATGGAGAGGTTTACGAAACGCAAGCCTCGTTCGGCCAGGACGAAACGCTGCCAGCTGGCGTCACGTCGCGTGGTTACAAAGGCGAATATGTTCGCCTGATGTACATCAACTTTACCGTGAATGACGGTATCGATCTCGATGGCCTCACGCTGGAAGATCTCGTTTCCATTGACTTGGCTGATCTTGCTAACACGCAGATCAACCTGAATGGTTCCGAAGTTGGTGACGATCCATCCAATCCAAACTTCGCTGGGACGACTCCGGATGTTCGCCGCGACGACGCTTTCTCGGCGAATGTCATCGCGGAACAAACCGACGTTATTTACCCGAACGTCGAGATTGTTGACGCGGTAACGTTTACGGTTTCCGTGGGCGAAAGCAATGCGATCGTGGCCGTCGGACCAAACGGTAGCAAGATTGGTGGTGCCGAGGTAACCGGCCAATTCGGAGTTGGGCAAGGAAACGGTAACCTTACCGGACTAACCGGCGAAGTGTATGTCGTATTCGACAATCCAAGTGATCCGACTTCGCTTGAAATCATTGGTGGCGAACTGACGCTAACCGACATCAGTGGTAAGAATTTCCGACCTGGCGAACCCACCACTTCCGGTGGCGATCCGCTAACGGGTAGCAGTGATGGCACCCCAGCAAACTTCGGTCTTCTCACCGATGTTCCCAACGGAGATGGTAACGTCACAACCGTTCAGACGGCGGTTCGCGAAACAACCATCCGAATTGCAGGCTCGCCTTCGATCAGCCTGACCGGGGATTCTTCCGCTGGTGGTGGAGCAACGTTCGATTCCAGCTCGGTTGGTCTTGGGATCGCTTCCGGTTTCGCCGATATCATGACCCTGAACAAGTCAACGTTCGACCTCGGTTCGGAACGTAATACCTTGGAAGGAGACGTCCTGGCTTCGACGGGAGTTGAGTCCTCGACACTGGTTTCCAATGCTTCTGGAACGGCCCACACGTTGACGTTGAACCTGGCTCGACTCCTGGATCGTGCGTTCTCCGTGGACGGCAATTCGATTGACGCCGAGATCTTCTACAATTCGGTGGTTACATTGGACGCCGGCGGCGGTGTACCGCTGCAAGGTACGGCCTTCGTCAAGGATGGTCAGCCTCTGGAAGATGGCTCCGGCGTCTTCGTGACGGTTAACAAAGAACGTAGCCAAACGAACGCCAACGGCGAAGTCAGTATTCTTCCTGATAGTGCCGAGTGGGCTTCCGAATGGGATTCGTTGTGGATCGAAGTTTGGGGTAACACGGCCGATGCGGCAGGCGTTTACGGTGGTACGGTCGACCTCGGCTACAACACCTCTCTCTACACCGCGACGCAGATCGAGTACGCCAGTTCCATGTCGACCAACCGTACCGGCATCATCGATGACGCCACGGGAACGATCACCGGACTCGGCAGCCAAACTTCGCAGACCGATCTGGGCAACGGTTCGTTCGTCCTGCTTGGCCGCGTGAAGCTGGAAGCTCTGCCTTCGGACGCCGGTATCAATATCAATATCGACGAAGACTTCGAGGCGGAATCGCTGGGACTGACGGTGGACAACGCCAAAGTGATGCTTACCTCGATTGGTACAGTCGATGCCGACATCACCTCGACCGCAGACGTCGACATCTGGGGTGTAGCCTACGATGTTAACGACGACGGCAAGATCAGCCTGGCTGACTACGGTCAGTTTGTGACTGCCTACGGCCGTTCGTCGCTTGAAAACAACGACGGCTTGGTCGCGGCTCTCGACTTCGACAACAACGGTAAAGTTGGACTTTCCGACTTCGGCTTCTTCGTCCAGAACTACGGCAAGAACAAAGCCGATGGTTCTTCGCTGATCTATCCAGAACAGTTCACGCGTACCTGGCTCGGTTCCAATATCGAACTGGACGGACCTGATACGCTTCAGCAAGTGTTCGACAAAGCGGTCAGCGACTGGCAGGACGCTTTGGGTTGGGAAGAACCGATTGACGTCAAACTGGTTGTCAAAGACTTCGGCGACGCTCAATTGGGTGAAGCAGAACTGCTGCAACTGGACGAAAACGGTTTGCCTCAGTTCGGTATCTTGACGCTTGACGACGACGGTGCCGGCCTGGGCTGGAGTTCCGATCTGGATGGTGGTCCTGCCGAAGGTCAGTACGACCTTTACACGGTCATCCTTCACGAACTGGGCCACTTGTACGGCTTCATGTCGCACTACGTTGGCTTCTCGGATAACGTCGTGACCGATCACGAAGGCAACAAGATCTTCGTCGGTGCAGACTTTGTCGCGATGCTGGACGACTACGCTCACCACCTGGATTCGGCCGAACATGCTGGCGACGTCATGAACGCCACGCTCGATCCAGGCCAACGTAAGTTGATCTCGGCTCTCGACGTTCAGATTCTGGAAACGGCTTACGCTTCCGCCTCCGCGGATCACACGCTCGTCACCGGCGGAACGGCTGCTCTCCACGCAGCGACCACTTCGCAGACGATCGTCGAAGAGCTGCCTAGCGTGGCTCAGACGCCTGTGGTTACCGAGAGCACCAATCCTGTTTCGTTCGTCTTCGACAATGTTGTCGACGTCGAAACGGTCAGCGGTCGCCACGGTTTGGAAGCTCCTTTGGCTCCGGCCGTATACAACGAGCTGATCCGCAACGGTGTTCGTGTAACGACTTCCTCGTCCGCCGAAGTTCAACAGCAGATGGACGACATCGACTCGGCTGTCGCTACGTTGGCGGTCGATGGATCGGAACTGCTCCTGGCCGACTCGGTTCAAGAGGCTGATTACTTCGCCACCGAAGACGATTCGACCAACGTCGACGACCTGTTCGCCGACTGGGACTTTGACTCGGATCTGGACGGTTAA
- a CDS encoding outer membrane beta-barrel protein, producing MLRRIATATLAIGGLISGLNTAPLSAQELASPEASQPVWNVEPTHYAETTANEMAASEAVEMQLSNCGVCETDSCGSYWDQCCSNNWFADGWLEQGYTANPDHPNSNFNGPLGFNDRADDYQLNQLYLTFGKHIDEDACQFDIGGRVDVLYGTDYFWVESRGLERERDNSRKWNGQGPRQNGDRALNGLALPQFYAEAFLPVGAGLKTKVGHFYSLLGYETVPAPENFFYSHSYSYVYGNPKTHTGFVTSYSPTDCFEIQAGMTNGWDNFETIDDKYGFLFGASWSNGVTGLSYAMHNGAGEEAGEGDVYAHTIVYTRKLGYRWNYALVHDYGIEQDGFLNDSFMTEDAKYYSFTNYLYYDWSNELSFGGRFEWFCDEDNSRIQQVPVGLLFSGRNYYNVTLGANWKPCEHVLVRPEARYDWSDLNPIGTTGVFNDFTKDDMYTFAVDVILFF from the coding sequence ATGCTCCGTCGAATCGCGACTGCCACCTTGGCAATCGGCGGCCTGATTTCAGGCCTCAATACGGCACCACTTTCAGCCCAGGAACTTGCTTCCCCCGAGGCATCGCAACCGGTGTGGAATGTCGAGCCGACCCACTATGCCGAAACAACTGCCAACGAAATGGCCGCCTCGGAAGCCGTTGAGATGCAGCTTTCGAACTGCGGTGTATGCGAAACCGATAGTTGCGGTTCGTACTGGGACCAATGTTGTTCGAACAATTGGTTTGCCGACGGGTGGCTCGAACAGGGATATACCGCTAATCCCGATCATCCCAACAGCAATTTCAACGGCCCACTTGGCTTCAACGACCGAGCCGACGATTACCAGTTGAATCAGCTTTACCTGACGTTTGGTAAGCATATCGACGAAGACGCTTGTCAGTTCGACATCGGCGGCCGCGTTGACGTCTTATACGGTACCGACTATTTCTGGGTGGAATCGCGCGGGCTGGAACGCGAACGCGACAATTCCCGAAAATGGAACGGCCAAGGCCCTCGACAAAACGGTGACCGAGCCCTCAATGGCCTGGCTTTGCCGCAGTTTTATGCCGAAGCATTCCTGCCGGTCGGCGCGGGACTGAAAACCAAAGTGGGTCACTTTTACTCGCTGCTGGGCTACGAAACCGTACCAGCTCCAGAGAACTTCTTCTATTCGCACAGCTACAGCTACGTTTACGGTAACCCCAAGACGCATACCGGCTTTGTCACTTCCTACAGCCCGACCGACTGCTTTGAAATCCAAGCAGGTATGACCAACGGGTGGGATAACTTCGAGACAATCGACGACAAGTATGGCTTCCTGTTTGGTGCCAGCTGGAGCAACGGTGTCACAGGGCTTTCTTATGCCATGCACAATGGTGCCGGCGAAGAAGCTGGAGAAGGCGATGTCTATGCTCACACGATTGTGTACACCCGCAAGCTGGGCTACCGCTGGAACTACGCTTTAGTCCACGACTACGGCATCGAGCAAGATGGCTTCTTGAACGACTCGTTCATGACCGAAGACGCGAAGTACTATAGCTTCACGAACTATCTGTACTACGACTGGAGCAACGAACTCTCTTTCGGTGGTCGATTTGAATGGTTCTGCGACGAAGACAACTCGCGAATCCAGCAAGTTCCTGTTGGCCTGCTGTTCTCCGGTCGTAACTACTACAACGTGACGCTGGGTGCCAACTGGAAACCATGCGAACACGTGCTCGTTCGTCCTGAAGCTCGCTATGACTGGTCGGATCTCAATCCGATCGGCACCACAGGCGTGTTCAACGACTTCACCAAGGACGACATGTACACCTTCGCGGTGGACGTGATCTTGTTCTTCTAA